The sequence below is a genomic window from Actinomycetota bacterium.
AAGAAAATATTGCAGATAGGTGGGGGGCAAAAAGAAATAACGAGGCACCATCCGGGGACGTTAAAAAATTATTTCTTTATTTAAAACAAGAAACAGAAAATAAACAATACCAAATAGATGATACCACCTGGAATGATTTGGATATGGATTTGGTATTCAGACAAGCAAATCACACTATCTCTGTCACTGGTGCCCAGTATTTATACTATCTTCTAAGAAACCCTGTTTTTGACCAAAAGCTGCTGGCAGAAAGGGCGCATATCATAAACAGACTAATGCAAAATGATAAAACTTCCCAATCAATACAATTCCATCTACTTGATATTAGCAATTTGGAGGATGTCTCTTTCAAGATTTTTAATAGGAATTTAAAATATGATAGGAAATTGTCAGTATTGTATAGGATATTAAGCTTAATAATCATTGCCGAAATAATATTAGCTTTTTTTTATCCAACATTGGGGATTACCCTAATTGCTCTATCCGTATTTATAAACTTTATCATCCATAATTATAATAAATACAGGATATTTGAAGAAATATCAGAACTTAAGTATTTTAGGAGATTGATTGGCTGTGCCCAAAAAATAATAAAGGTAGATACCGAAGGCATAGATTTAGGCCAGTCAGAAATAAGGGTAATGGTTAAAAATTTAAGGAAGATATCTAGAAATCTTTCTTTTATAAGTATTGGCACTGGCGTAACTAAGACCGAGATAGAATCTTTCCTCGAGATTATAAATTCAATTTTTCTGATAGAGCCCATAATATTTTTTGCTACCATGGATCTTATTAGTCGGCATCAGGAAGATTTACTTAAACTGCATATGCTAGTAGGGAGGATAGATGCCCTTATAGCCATGGCTTCTTATAAAAAAAGCCTGAACTATTTTTGCTGCCCCAAGCTCAGTCCATATAAAGAGGCCAAAGATATAAGATATTTTTTGCAGGCAGATAACCTTTATCATCCATTACTGAAGAAACCGGTATCTAATTCAGTAAAAATAAAGAAGAGGGGGGTTATCATCACTGGCTCCAATGCCTCCGGAAAATCTACATTCTTAAAAGCTATAGGAATAAATGCTATTTTTGCCCAGAGTGTATTTTTTTCGTTCTCT
It includes:
- a CDS encoding DNA mismatch repair protein MutS yields the protein MRAARLRFLFEGVMELLIIMALAAGIILGFKVNYLFFLVTGLGIIFFLVYVKNKAAKASRINKENIADRWGAKRNNEAPSGDVKKLFLYLKQETENKQYQIDDTTWNDLDMDLVFRQANHTISVTGAQYLYYLLRNPVFDQKLLAERAHIINRLMQNDKTSQSIQFHLLDISNLEDVSFKIFNRNLKYDRKLSVLYRILSLIIIAEIILAFFYPTLGITLIALSVFINFIIHNYNKYRIFEEISELKYFRRLIGCAQKIIKVDTEGIDLGQSEIRVMVKNLRKISRNLSFISIGTGVTKTEIESFLEIINSIFLIEPIIFFATMDLISRHQEDLLKLHMLVGRIDALIAMASYKKSLNYFCCPKLSPYKEAKDIRYFLQADNLYHPLLKKPVSNSVKIKKRGVIITGSNASGKSTFLKAIGINAIFAQSVFFSFSESYLSFYYKIFTSIGTTDNIEEGESYFMAEARLLKRIIDEGNSQIPVLCILDEIFRGTNTVERISSGLAVLKYFTDRNFCVINATHDLELASLAKNFCQNFHFREEIKEKDIIFSYILHQGICKTKNAIKILKSMDYPEEIYEKAINISKGF